One genomic region from Sulfurimonas sp. encodes:
- the rpsH gene encoding 30S ribosomal protein S8, which produces MINDLISDALTRVRNAGMRRLPVATLVHSKSVEAVANILVDKGYIESCNVIENGVKKTIKVVLKYNEEGKTVISEMKRVSKPGRRVYKGKEDIKRFKNGYGTIIVSTSHGVLPNDKAYELGIGGEVLCTIW; this is translated from the coding sequence ATGATTAATGATTTAATTTCTGATGCGTTAACTCGTGTTCGTAATGCTGGTATGAGAAGATTACCAGTTGCAACTTTAGTTCACTCTAAGAGTGTTGAAGCTGTGGCAAATATCTTAGTTGATAAAGGTTATATTGAAAGTTGTAATGTTATTGAAAATGGCGTTAAGAAAACTATCAAAGTTGTACTTAAGTACAATGAAGAAGGCAAAACTGTAATTAGTGAAATGAAAAGAGTTTCTAAACCTGGTCGTCGTGTTTATAAAGGTAAAGAAGATATCAAGCGTTTCAAAAATGGTTACGGAACTATTATTGTTAGTACATCTCATGGCGTTCTACCAAATGACAAAGCTTATGAGCTTGGCATTGGTGGCGAAGTCCTATGTACGATTTGGTAG
- the rpsC gene encoding 30S ribosomal protein S3, translated as MGHKVNPIGLRLGINRNWESRWFPNFKTASAALGEDYKIRTFLKKELYYAGVANIIIERTIKRLRVTIVAARPGIIIGKKGADIEKLKTNLQKLIGKTISVNIKEEKKAQTSAQLVAENVATQLERRVAFRRAMKKVMQGAQRSGAKGIKVAVAGRLGGAEMARTEWYLEGRVPLHTLRAKIDYGFAEAHTTYGIIGVKVWIFKGEVLTKGVPVEVAEEKKERPRKRAPRREKAE; from the coding sequence ATGGGTCATAAAGTCAATCCTATTGGTTTACGTCTTGGTATCAATCGTAACTGGGAGAGCCGTTGGTTCCCTAATTTTAAAACTGCATCTGCAGCTTTAGGCGAAGATTACAAGATTCGTACATTTTTGAAAAAAGAACTTTACTATGCTGGTGTTGCTAACATCATTATAGAAAGAACAATTAAGCGTCTTCGTGTAACTATCGTTGCTGCTCGCCCTGGTATCATTATTGGTAAAAAAGGTGCGGACATTGAAAAGCTTAAGACTAATCTTCAAAAACTTATTGGTAAAACAATATCTGTAAACATTAAAGAAGAGAAAAAAGCTCAAACTTCAGCACAATTAGTTGCTGAGAATGTAGCAACTCAATTAGAGCGTCGTGTTGCTTTCCGTCGTGCTATGAAGAAAGTTATGCAAGGTGCACAACGATCTGGCGCAAAAGGAATCAAAGTAGCAGTTGCTGGTCGTCTTGGTGGAGCTGAAATGGCTCGTACTGAGTGGTATTTAGAGGGACGCGTTCCACTTCATACATTGCGTGCTAAAATTGATTATGGTTTTGCTGAAGCTCATACAACATACGGTATTATCGGTGTTAAAGTATGGATATTCAAAGGAGAAGTTCTTACTAAAGGCGTTCCTGTTGAAGTAGCAGAAGAGAAAAAAGAGCGTCCTCGTAAGAGAGCTCCAAGACGTGAAAAGGCTGAATAA
- the secY gene encoding preprotein translocase subunit SecY: protein MNKNLVNKILITIGFLFIYRLLAYVPVPGVDTAVIASFFDSHQADALGLFNMFSGNAVERMSIIALGIMPYITASIIMELLAATFAPLGQMKKERDGMVKYMQIIRYATIVITIIQAIGISVGLQSLTGPNGNSAILADHDTFIILSAVSMLAGTMLLMWIGEQITQSGIGNGISLIIFAGIVSAIPSAIGQTITMVNTGAMSFLTVIAILVLILGTVAVIIYVELGERRVPITYAKKVMMQNQNKRVMNYIPIKVNLAGVIPVIFASAILMFPMTVMSSSTNPTVQMIADYLNPNSYFFNFLTFSFVIFFAFFYASITFNAKDIADNLKRQGGFIPGIRTGKATAEFLTETASRLTFTGALYLGLVATLPFMIIKGMGVPFFFGGTAVLIVVQVALDTMRKIEAQVYMSKYETLSAVGL from the coding sequence GTGAATAAAAATCTAGTAAATAAGATACTTATTACTATCGGGTTTTTATTTATCTACCGCCTACTGGCTTATGTGCCAGTTCCAGGCGTAGATACTGCTGTTATAGCTTCTTTCTTCGATTCACATCAAGCTGATGCATTAGGTTTATTTAATATGTTTAGTGGAAATGCTGTTGAGAGAATGTCAATTATTGCTCTTGGAATTATGCCTTACATTACTGCCTCAATCATCATGGAACTTTTAGCTGCAACTTTTGCTCCTTTAGGTCAAATGAAAAAAGAAAGAGATGGAATGGTTAAGTATATGCAAATTATTCGTTACGCGACTATTGTAATTACAATTATTCAAGCAATTGGTATTAGTGTTGGACTTCAAAGTTTAACAGGTCCAAACGGTAATAGCGCTATTTTAGCTGATCATGATACATTTATAATTCTTTCTGCTGTTTCAATGTTAGCGGGAACAATGTTACTTATGTGGATTGGTGAGCAAATCACTCAAAGTGGTATTGGTAATGGTATTTCACTTATTATCTTTGCAGGTATAGTTTCTGCTATTCCATCTGCGATAGGTCAAACTATCACAATGGTAAATACAGGTGCTATGAGTTTCTTAACTGTTATTGCAATTCTTGTACTTATCTTAGGAACAGTTGCAGTTATCATATATGTTGAACTTGGTGAGCGTCGTGTGCCTATCACTTATGCTAAAAAAGTTATGATGCAAAATCAAAATAAAAGAGTTATGAATTATATTCCTATCAAAGTGAATTTAGCTGGTGTTATTCCAGTAATCTTTGCATCTGCGATTTTGATGTTTCCTATGACTGTTATGTCTAGTAGTACTAATCCTACTGTACAGATGATAGCTGACTATTTAAATCCAAATAGTTACTTTTTTAACTTTTTAACATTCTCTTTTGTTATTTTCTTTGCATTCTTTTATGCTTCGATTACATTTAATGCAAAAGATATTGCCGATAACTTAAAAAGACAAGGTGGATTTATTCCAGGTATCCGTACTGGTAAGGCTACAGCAGAGTTCTTAACTGAAACTGCTAGTAGATTAACTTTTACAGGTGCTTTATATCTTGGGCTTGTAGCTACTTTACCATTTATGATTATCAAAGGGATGGGTGTTCCTTTCTTCTTTGGTGGTACGGCAGTTTTAATCGTTGTTCAAGTTGCACTTGATACTATGAGAAAAATAGAGGCTCAAGTATATATGAGTAAATATGAAACACTAAGTGCGGTTGGTCTATAA
- a CDS encoding 50S ribosomal protein L23 — protein sequence MADITDIRSILYTEKTLGLQEDNVIVVQTSPRMTKSGLKEVFREYFGIVPMKINSLNQSGKVKKFRGVAGKQNDFKKFYVKLPEGAQIESLAV from the coding sequence ATGGCAGATATTACAGATATTAGATCTATACTATATACAGAGAAGACACTTGGACTTCAAGAAGATAATGTAATCGTTGTACAAACATCTCCTAGAATGACTAAAAGTGGTCTAAAAGAGGTTTTTCGTGAGTATTTTGGAATCGTTCCAATGAAAATTAACTCACTTAATCAAAGCGGAAAAGTTAAAAAATTCCGTGGTGTTGCTGGTAAACAAAATGACTTTAAAAAGTTTTATGTTAAATTACCAGAGGGTGCACAAATAGAAAGTTTGGCGGTATAA
- the rplR gene encoding 50S ribosomal protein L18: MNAKVLKNKVANRIKRKRRIRAKISGCASLPRVSVFRSNRYLSVQAIDDATATTLCALNSKVTGHKANKEGASAFGAAFAATLKEAKISEVVFDRNGYQYHGVIAAFGDALRENEIKF, from the coding sequence ATGAATGCAAAAGTATTAAAAAATAAAGTAGCAAATCGCATTAAGCGTAAGCGTCGTATTCGTGCAAAAATATCTGGTTGTGCTTCACTTCCTCGTGTTTCTGTATTTAGATCAAATCGTTATTTAAGTGTACAAGCAATTGATGATGCAACAGCAACAACTTTATGCGCACTTAACTCGAAAGTAACAGGTCATAAAGCAAATAAAGAAGGTGCATCTGCATTTGGTGCGGCATTTGCTGCAACATTAAAAGAAGCTAAGATTTCTGAAGTTGTATTTGATCGTAATGGCTACCAATATCACGGCGTAATTGCTGCATTTGGTGACGCACTTCGTGAAAACGAAATTAAGTTTTAG
- the rpsQ gene encoding 30S ribosomal protein S17, producing MTHKREIQGKVVTIAGDKTVSMVVERRVMHPRYHKVVKRFKKYLVHDERNEVKVGDEIIAIECRPLSKTKSFRLKTVVSGAE from the coding sequence ATGACACATAAGCGTGAAATTCAAGGTAAAGTAGTTACGATTGCAGGCGATAAAACAGTTTCTATGGTTGTTGAGCGTCGTGTAATGCATCCTCGTTACCATAAAGTTGTAAAGCGTTTCAAAAAGTACTTAGTACATGATGAGCGTAATGAAGTAAAAGTTGGTGATGAGATTATTGCAATCGAATGTCGCCCACTTTCTAAGACTAAATCTTTTAGACTTAAAACAGTAGTATCAGGAGCTGAGTAA
- the rpsE gene encoding 30S ribosomal protein S5, translating into MEINREDFEESIVNIGRVTKVVKGGRRFRFTALIVVGDKKGTVGYGMGKAKEVPDAIRKAVDNAFKNLTTVSIKGTTIAHDIEHKYNASRILLKPASEGTGVIAGGAARPVLELAGIQDILTKSIGSNNPGTLVRATVEALTRIKG; encoded by the coding sequence ATGGAAATTAATAGAGAAGATTTTGAAGAATCAATCGTAAATATCGGTCGTGTTACTAAAGTTGTTAAGGGTGGTAGAAGATTTCGTTTTACTGCACTTATAGTTGTTGGTGACAAAAAAGGTACTGTTGGTTATGGTATGGGTAAAGCGAAAGAAGTTCCTGACGCTATCCGTAAAGCTGTAGATAATGCTTTTAAAAACTTAACTACTGTAAGTATCAAAGGTACAACAATAGCACATGATATTGAGCATAAATACAATGCAAGTCGTATCTTGTTAAAACCAGCATCTGAAGGTACAGGTGTTATTGCAGGTGGAGCAGCTCGTCCTGTTCTTGAGCTTGCAGGTATTCAAGATATACTTACAAAGTCAATTGGCTCAAACAATCCAGGAACACTTGTTCGTGCTACAGTTGAAGCACTTACTCGTATAAAAGGATAG
- the rplN gene encoding 50S ribosomal protein L14, with amino-acid sequence MIQGFTRLVVADNTGAKEIMCIKVLGGSKRRYATVGDVIVASVKKATPTAKVKKGKVVKAVIVRTAKEIHRENGSLIRFDDNAAVILDDKREPIGTRIFGPVGREVRYAGFMKIVSLAPEVV; translated from the coding sequence ATGATCCAAGGTTTTACTCGTTTAGTTGTAGCTGATAATACAGGTGCAAAAGAGATTATGTGTATTAAGGTACTTGGTGGTTCTAAGCGTCGTTATGCAACAGTAGGCGATGTTATCGTTGCTTCTGTTAAAAAAGCGACTCCAACTGCAAAAGTTAAAAAAGGTAAAGTTGTAAAAGCTGTTATCGTTAGAACTGCTAAAGAGATTCACCGTGAAAACGGTTCTCTTATCCGTTTTGATGATAATGCAGCTGTTATACTTGATGACAAGAGAGAGCCAATCGGTACTCGTATTTTTGGACCTGTTGGTCGTGAAGTTCGTTATGCTGGATTTATGAAAATAGTATCTCTTGCACCGGAGGTTGTTTAA
- the rplD gene encoding 50S ribosomal protein L4, with protein sequence MSAIILNDKMEKASELALPESFSGINPHNLYLYVKSAQAAQRANTATTKGRSEVSGGGKKPWAQKGGGRARAGSRRSPIFVGGGKAFGSKNNRNYDLKVNRKQKKLALNFALNEHAQNGSLFIVDSIEIASGKTKDAASLFKALNQRDVLIVKSLLDEKTFLAFENLSSTYVIESNELNAYLAANYRSLVIEKAVWENLVGEAK encoded by the coding sequence ATGAGCGCAATTATTTTAAATGATAAAATGGAAAAAGCATCTGAGTTAGCACTACCAGAGAGTTTTTCTGGTATTAACCCACATAACTTATATCTATATGTTAAGTCTGCTCAAGCTGCACAGCGTGCAAATACAGCAACTACTAAAGGTAGAAGTGAAGTAAGTGGTGGTGGTAAAAAACCATGGGCTCAAAAAGGTGGCGGTCGCGCTCGTGCTGGTTCACGTCGTTCTCCAATCTTTGTGGGTGGTGGTAAAGCATTTGGTTCTAAAAACAATCGTAATTATGACCTTAAAGTTAATAGAAAGCAAAAGAAACTTGCTCTTAACTTTGCTCTTAACGAGCATGCACAAAACGGTAGTCTTTTCATTGTTGATAGCATTGAGATAGCATCTGGTAAAACTAAAGATGCTGCGTCTTTGTTTAAGGCACTAAATCAAAGAGATGTACTAATAGTTAAATCTCTTTTAGATGAAAAAACTTTTTTAGCGTTTGAGAATCTTTCAAGTACTTATGTAATTGAATCAAATGAATTAAATGCTTATTTAGCTGCTAATTATCGTTCATTAGTGATCGAAAAAGCGGTATGGGAAAATCTTGTAGGTGAGGCTAAATAA
- the rplE gene encoding 50S ribosomal protein L5 — MARLKEKYLGLKSDLQAELGVSNPMQVPAVDKIIISVGAGFAMKDNKLIKNIEDTITTIAGQKATTVIAKKSVAGFKVREGMPVGIRVTLRGENMYNFLDRLVSIALPRVKDFRGVPRNGFDGRGNYNFGLDEQLIFPEISYDSIMQIHGMNITVVTTADSDKAGLALLEKMGMPFTKVSN; from the coding sequence ATGGCTCGTTTAAAAGAAAAATATTTAGGTTTAAAGTCTGACTTACAAGCTGAGTTAGGTGTTTCTAACCCTATGCAAGTTCCAGCAGTTGATAAAATTATTATCTCTGTTGGTGCTGGTTTTGCAATGAAAGATAATAAGCTTATTAAAAACATTGAAGATACAATTACTACAATTGCTGGTCAAAAAGCAACTACAGTAATAGCTAAAAAATCAGTTGCTGGTTTTAAAGTTCGTGAAGGTATGCCTGTTGGTATCCGTGTTACACTTCGTGGTGAAAATATGTACAACTTCTTAGATCGTCTAGTATCTATCGCACTTCCTCGTGTGAAAGATTTCCGTGGTGTTCCAAGAAATGGTTTTGATGGTCGTGGTAACTACAACTTCGGTCTTGACGAACAACTAATTTTCCCAGAGATTAGCTATGATTCAATCATGCAAATTCATGGTATGAATATCACAGTTGTTACAACTGCTGATTCAGATAAGGCAGGACTCGCTCTTTTAGAGAAAATGGGTATGCCTTTTACAAAAGTGAGTAACTAA
- the rplC gene encoding 50S ribosomal protein L3 codes for MEYIVEKIGMSRTITVPSQAVTLLRVLDAKVCEVNEGIAIVSYNSGKKMNKTIEGQQKKYSLSSEFNRFVTLEVANTEAGDLDLTPLADAEVLKTTFTTKGRGFAGVMKRWNFGGGPASHGHRMGRRTGSIGNAEWPGRVMKGKKMPGHYGNIKNSVKNEIVSFDAENNIIAVSGSVSGANGSLGRVKVAK; via the coding sequence ATGGAATATATTGTTGAAAAAATCGGTATGAGCCGTACAATCACAGTACCAAGTCAAGCTGTTACTCTATTAAGAGTATTAGACGCTAAAGTATGTGAAGTTAATGAAGGTATCGCTATTGTTTCTTACAACAGTGGTAAAAAAATGAATAAAACAATTGAAGGTCAGCAAAAGAAATATAGCCTTTCATCTGAGTTTAACCGTTTTGTTACTTTAGAAGTGGCAAATACTGAAGCTGGAGATTTAGATTTAACTCCTTTAGCAGATGCTGAAGTTTTAAAAACTACTTTTACAACTAAAGGTCGTGGTTTTGCTGGAGTGATGAAGCGTTGGAATTTCGGTGGTGGTCCTGCATCTCACGGTCATAGAATGGGTCGTAGAACAGGTTCTATCGGTAATGCAGAGTGGCCAGGTCGTGTAATGAAAGGTAAGAAAATGCCAGGACATTACGGAAATATAAAAAATAGTGTAAAAAATGAAATCGTATCTTTTGATGCTGAAAACAATATCATTGCGGTATCTGGTTCAGTTTCTGGAGCTAATGGTTCATTAGGTCGTGTAAAGGTAGCTAAATAA
- the rplX gene encoding 50S ribosomal protein L24 yields the protein MAKFNFKKGDTVEIIAGDDRGTKATVLEVLPKKNKVIVEGCKVAKKAVKPTEENTKGGHINKEMPIDVSNVRKVEA from the coding sequence ATGGCAAAGTTTAATTTCAAAAAAGGCGATACTGTAGAAATTATCGCTGGTGATGATCGCGGAACTAAAGCTACTGTACTTGAAGTATTACCTAAGAAAAATAAGGTAATAGTTGAGGGTTGTAAAGTGGCTAAGAAAGCTGTCAAACCTACTGAAGAAAACACTAAAGGCGGACATATCAATAAAGAGATGCCAATAGATGTTTCAAATGTTCGTAAAGTGGAGGCATAA
- a CDS encoding type Z 30S ribosomal protein S14, protein MAKKSMIAKAARTPKFKVRGYTRCQICGRPHSVLRDFGICRVCFRKMANEGLIPGVRKSSW, encoded by the coding sequence ATGGCTAAAAAATCAATGATTGCTAAAGCAGCAAGAACTCCAAAGTTCAAGGTTCGTGGTTATACAAGATGTCAGATTTGTGGTCGTCCACATTCTGTTCTTCGTGACTTTGGAATCTGTCGTGTATGTTTTAGAAAAATGGCAAACGAGGGATTAATCCCAGGTGTTAGAAAGTCTTCTTGGTAG
- the rplF gene encoding 50S ribosomal protein L6, protein MSRIGKKPVEFAADIKVSSNGDILTFAKGKNSVDLDTKGNVDFAIDGNILTFSAKSEEKAHRAFWGTYRSLSQNIVVGLTTGYTKQLEINGVGYRAAVKGRVLNLQLGHSHDINYDLPDSIEASVEKNVITFKSYDKQKLGQVAAEVRSFRPPEPYKGKGVKYMEEHIVRKAGKTAKK, encoded by the coding sequence ATGTCAAGAATTGGTAAAAAACCGGTAGAATTTGCAGCTGATATTAAAGTTAGTTCAAATGGGGATATTTTAACTTTTGCTAAAGGCAAAAATAGTGTTGATTTAGATACAAAAGGAAATGTTGACTTCGCAATTGATGGAAATATTTTAACTTTTTCAGCTAAATCAGAAGAAAAGGCTCATAGAGCATTTTGGGGAACATATAGATCATTATCTCAAAATATAGTTGTTGGTTTAACTACTGGTTATACTAAACAATTAGAGATTAATGGTGTTGGTTATAGAGCTGCTGTAAAAGGTAGAGTTCTTAATTTACAACTTGGTCATTCTCATGATATTAATTATGATTTGCCAGATTCTATTGAAGCTAGTGTTGAAAAAAATGTTATTACTTTTAAAAGCTATGACAAGCAAAAGCTTGGTCAAGTAGCGGCTGAAGTAAGAAGTTTCCGTCCACCAGAGCCTTACAAAGGTAAAGGTGTTAAATACATGGAAGAGCATATCGTGCGTAAAGCCGGTAAAACTGCTAAGAAGTAA
- the rpmC gene encoding 50S ribosomal protein L29, with the protein MKYSDLADKSSTELQTMLKEKKTELFTLKIKQKMMQLNNTSELRVAKKDIAKINTALTAVAN; encoded by the coding sequence ATGAAATATTCTGATTTAGCAGATAAAAGTTCAACTGAGCTTCAAACTATGCTTAAAGAGAAAAAGACAGAGCTTTTCACTTTAAAGATTAAACAAAAAATGATGCAATTAAATAACACTAGCGAACTTCGTGTTGCTAAAAAAGACATTGCTAAAATCAACACTGCGTTAACTGCAGTGGCAAACTAG
- the rpsS gene encoding 30S ribosomal protein S19 translates to MARSVKKGPFIDDHLMKKVLKAKAEGNKKPIKTWSRRSMISPDMVGLTMNVHNGRQFIPVFISENHIGYKLGEFAPTRTFKGHKGSVQKKV, encoded by the coding sequence ATGGCTCGTTCAGTAAAAAAAGGTCCATTCATTGATGATCATTTAATGAAAAAAGTTCTTAAAGCTAAGGCTGAAGGGAACAAAAAACCTATAAAAACATGGTCAAGAAGATCTATGATTAGCCCAGATATGGTTGGACTAACTATGAATGTTCATAACGGACGCCAATTTATTCCTGTATTTATTTCAGAGAATCACATTGGTTATAAACTTGGTGAATTTGCACCAACTCGTACATTTAAGGGCCATAAGGGCTCTGTTCAGAAGAAGGTGTAA
- the rplB gene encoding 50S ribosomal protein L2 gives MAIKTYRPITPSRRFYTNVDSSDITAKASVRSLLKKLPAHAGRNSNGRITSRHRQAGAKKLYRIIDFKRNKFDIPATVSAIEYDPYRNCRIALVTYADGEKKYILQPKGLEVGDKISSSADGLDVKAGNTMKLKNIPVGTLIHNIELKTGKGGQMCRAAGTSAQIMGRDGKYVSLRMPSSEMRLVLGECLATIGQVGNEEFGNIVIAKAGRQRHLGIRPQTRGSAMNPIDHPHGGGEGKTNSGRHPVTPWGKPTKGAKTRRKKASDKLIITRRKPNAKRVG, from the coding sequence ATGGCAATAAAAACTTATAGACCGATAACTCCTTCGCGTCGTTTTTACACAAATGTTGATAGTAGTGATATTACTGCTAAAGCAAGTGTTCGTTCATTACTAAAGAAACTTCCTGCTCACGCTGGTCGTAACTCTAATGGTCGTATTACATCTCGTCATCGTCAAGCTGGTGCTAAAAAACTTTACCGTATCATTGATTTCAAAAGAAATAAATTTGATATTCCTGCAACTGTAAGTGCTATTGAGTATGATCCGTATAGAAACTGTCGTATCGCTCTTGTTACTTATGCTGATGGTGAAAAGAAATATATTCTTCAACCAAAAGGTTTAGAAGTAGGCGATAAAATTTCTTCATCTGCTGATGGATTAGATGTTAAAGCTGGTAATACAATGAAGTTGAAAAATATACCTGTTGGTACATTGATTCACAATATTGAGCTTAAAACTGGTAAAGGCGGACAAATGTGTCGTGCTGCTGGAACTTCTGCTCAGATTATGGGTCGTGATGGCAAGTATGTTTCACTTCGTATGCCTTCATCTGAAATGCGTTTAGTATTAGGTGAGTGTTTAGCTACTATTGGTCAAGTTGGAAACGAAGAGTTTGGTAACATCGTTATCGCTAAAGCTGGTCGTCAAAGACATTTAGGAATTCGTCCTCAAACTCGTGGTTCAGCAATGAATCCAATTGATCACCCGCATGGTGGTGGTGAAGGTAAAACGAACTCAGGTCGTCATCCAGTTACTCCATGGGGTAAACCAACGAAGGGTGCTAAAACTCGTCGTAAAAAAGCAAGTGATAAACTAATTATTACTCGCCGTAAACCAAATGCTAAAAGGGTAGGATAA
- the rplV gene encoding 50S ribosomal protein L22, producing the protein MARALLKFIRVSPIKSRLIAREVQGMNAEVALAALEFTPNKAAKIISKVIASAVANSGSEAEDCTITSCRVDNGPVLKRFRPRARGMASGIRKPTAHILVEVEGK; encoded by the coding sequence ATGGCTAGAGCATTATTAAAGTTTATCCGTGTTTCACCAATTAAATCTCGTCTTATAGCTAGAGAAGTTCAAGGCATGAATGCAGAAGTTGCGTTAGCAGCTTTAGAATTTACTCCAAATAAGGCAGCTAAAATTATCTCTAAAGTTATTGCATCTGCAGTTGCAAATAGTGGTAGTGAGGCTGAAGATTGTACTATTACATCATGTCGTGTTGATAATGGTCCAGTTTTAAAAAGATTTAGACCACGGGCGCGTGGTATGGCATCGGGAATCCGTAAGCCAACCGCACATATCTTAGTAGAAGTAGAGGGTAAATAA
- the rpsJ gene encoding 30S ribosomal protein S10 has protein sequence MEKIRLKLKAYDHRVLDRSVASIVEAVKRTGAQIRGPIPLPTKIRKYTVLKSPHVNKKAREQFEIRIHARVIDIVSATPETVDSLMKLDLAPEVDVEVRSMDK, from the coding sequence ATGGAAAAAATTCGTTTAAAATTGAAAGCTTATGATCATCGCGTACTAGATAGATCAGTAGCATCAATAGTTGAGGCTGTAAAGCGTACAGGTGCACAAATTCGTGGTCCTATCCCTTTACCAACAAAGATTCGTAAATATACTGTTCTTAAATCTCCACACGTTAACAAAAAAGCGCGTGAGCAATTTGAAATTCGTATTCACGCTAGAGTTATAGATATTGTTTCTGCTACGCCAGAAACTGTTGATTCTCTAATGAAGCTTGATCTTGCACCTGAAGTGGACGTTGAAGTTCGCTCTATGGATAAGTAG
- the rplO gene encoding 50S ribosomal protein L15: MGIENLIPADGSTKNRKRVGRGQGSGTGKTSARGQKGQKSRSGYKRKRNFEGGQMQLAKRLPKIGFFVHNIKPYVINVEKIKAVAELAEITMESIRGVHKVANSVSKIKLVGASAKDLASKIKDDNVTTTGK; encoded by the coding sequence ATGGGTATTGAAAATTTAATTCCAGCTGATGGTTCTACAAAGAACCGTAAAAGAGTTGGTCGTGGACAAGGTTCTGGAACTGGTAAGACTTCTGCTCGTGGTCAAAAAGGTCAAAAGTCTCGTTCAGGTTACAAGAGAAAAAGAAACTTTGAGGGTGGTCAAATGCAACTTGCAAAAAGACTTCCTAAAATTGGTTTCTTCGTACATAATATAAAACCTTATGTTATTAATGTAGAGAAAATTAAAGCAGTTGCTGAGTTAGCTGAGATTACTATGGAGTCTATCCGCGGTGTTCATAAAGTTGCTAATTCTGTTTCTAAAATTAAATTAGTTGGTGCATCTGCAAAAGATTTAGCATCAAAAATTAAAGACGACAATGTTACTACTACAGGTAAATAG
- the rplP gene encoding 50S ribosomal protein L16: MLMPKRTKYRKVMKGRNRGYARSGYNLAFGDIAFKAVEAGRINSRQIEAARISATRHIKRNGKIWIRVFPAKPLTAKPLETRMGKGKGAVDQWVMNIKPGRIIFEMAGVPEDIAREALILAMHKLPFKCKIITEEMSNEIF; this comes from the coding sequence ATGTTGATGCCAAAAAGAACAAAATACCGTAAGGTAATGAAAGGTCGTAACCGTGGTTACGCTCGTTCAGGTTACAATTTAGCGTTTGGTGACATCGCTTTTAAAGCTGTAGAAGCTGGTCGTATCAATTCTCGTCAGATTGAAGCTGCTCGTATTTCTGCTACTCGTCATATTAAGCGTAATGGTAAGATTTGGATTCGTGTATTCCCTGCTAAACCGTTAACTGCTAAACCTCTTGAAACTCGTATGGGTAAAGGTAAGGGCGCAGTTGACCAATGGGTAATGAATATTAAACCAGGTCGTATAATTTTTGAAATGGCTGGTGTTCCAGAAGATATTGCTCGTGAAGCATTAATTCTTGCTATGCACAAACTTCCATTCAAATGTAAAATAATTACAGAGGAGATGAGTAATGAAATATTCTGA